Proteins encoded by one window of Cannabis sativa cultivar Pink pepper isolate KNU-18-1 chromosome 4, ASM2916894v1, whole genome shotgun sequence:
- the LOC115712414 gene encoding uncharacterized protein LOC115712414: MYPRVKVRVEEFKEQEECLSPQTQQEKENQSSVSPLLPIARILKDYVLNSTMDLNNSAPKVEQKRGVVKESKPNLKASLVSRPRAVLSSPDNDGLIGSRNKLVNERSSTPKMHKKVTTAVARIRTIPIEEVKKPNWVLKTCSDNKGFKNQNPNQNQNQKQKQKKVQEQEPVLRTSQKKRILKRVAKPNQA; the protein is encoded by the exons TGTATCCAAGAGTGAAGGTGAGAGTAGAAGAGTTTAAAGAACAAGAAGAATGTCTTTCTCCACAAACTCAACAAG AAAAGGAAAATCAGAGTAGTGTTTCACCATTACTGCCAATTGCCAGAATTTTGAAGGATTATGTGCTAAACTCAACCATGGATTTGAATAATTCTGCTCCTAaag TTGAGCAAAAGAGAGGTGTTGTGAAGGAATCAAAGCCAAATCTTAAAGCTAGCCTTGTTTCAAGGCCTCGTGCTGTCTTATCGAGCCCCG ATAATGATGGGTTGATTGGAAGTAGAAACAAGTTGGTGAATGAAAGAAGTTCAACTCCCAAAATGCATAAGAAAGTAACTACTGCAGTTGCTAGAATTAGGACAATTCCAATTGAAGAGGTAAAAAAACCAAATTGGGTTCTAAAGACTTGTTCCGATAATAAAGGGTTTAAAAATCAGAATCCGAACCAAAATCAGAACCAGAAGCAAAAACAGAAGAAGGTTCAAGAACAAGAACCTGTGTTGAGAACAAGCCAGAAAAAAAGGATTTTAAAGAGAGTTGCCAAACCAAATCAAGCTTAG
- the LOC115715060 gene encoding mitochondrial import receptor subunit TOM9-2 has protein sequence MASQSRKGGISLPERRNPKKDESKSIILRISQSEIVARGKQAATDAAFVTKKLLKSTSKAAWIAGTTFLILVVPLIIEMDREQQMNDLELQQASLLGTPSSSQK, from the coding sequence ATGGCGTCCCAATCCCGAAAAGGTGGAATTTCACTCCCTGAGAGACGAAACCCCAAGAAAGACGAGAGCAAAAGCATAATCCTGAGAATTTCTCAATCAGAAATCGTGGCTCGGGGAAAGCAGGCAGCGACGGACGCGGCATTCGTAACGAAGAAGCTTTTGAAGAGCACTAGCAAGGCTGCCTGGATCGCCGGCACAACTTTCCTCATTCTCGTCGTACCTTTGATCATCGAGATGGACCGTGAGCAGCAGATGAACGATCTCGAGCTTCAGCAGGCCAGTCTCCTCGGCACGCCTTCCTCATCTCAAAAGTGA